In the genome of Raphanus sativus cultivar WK10039 chromosome 4, ASM80110v3, whole genome shotgun sequence, one region contains:
- the LOC108849359 gene encoding uncharacterized protein LOC108849359 — translation MSGRGKGGKGLGKGGAKRHRKVLRDNIQGITKPAIRRLARRGGVKRISGLIYEETRGVLKIFLENVIRDSVVRSRKEPSVGRIRATTFYTKDLVCYTQMSQSYGKMTWRYSLDSKI, via the coding sequence GTCAGGAAGAGGGAAAGGAGGAAAGGGACTGGGCAAAGGAGGAGCGAAGAGGCACAGGAAGGTTCTGAGAGACAACATCCAAGGAATCACCAAGCCTGCGATCAGGCGACTCGCTCGCAGAGGAGGAGTGAAGAGGATCAGCGGGTTGATCTACGAAGAGACGAGAGGGGTTCTGAAGATCTTTCTCGAGAACGTGATTAGAGACTCCGTTGTAAGATCAAGAAAAGAGCCAAGTGTTGGGAGAATCAGAGCGACGACGTTTTACACAAAGGATCTTGTGTGTTACACGCAGATGTCGCAGAGTTATGGAAAGATGACGTGGCGATACTCATTAGATTCCAAGATATAA
- the LOC108849079 gene encoding histone H2B.3, with the protein MAPKAGKKPAEKKPAAAEKPAEDVVAEKSPAEKKPKAGKKLPKEASIGASSATDKKKKRSKKSVETYKIYIFKVLKQVHPDIGISSKAMGIMNSFINDIFEKLAGEASKLARYNKKPTITSREIQTAVRLVLPGELAKHAVSEGTKAVTKFTSS; encoded by the coding sequence ATGGCACCAAAGGCAGGAAAGAAACCCGCAGAGAAGAAACCCGCCGCGGCGGAGAAGCCAGCGGAGGACGTCGTAGCGGAGAAATCACCGGCGGAGAAGAAACCAAAAGCCGGGAAGAAGCTACCGAAAGAAGCCTCCATCGGCGCCTCCTCCGCGAcggacaagaagaagaagcggagcAAGAAGAGCGTGGAGACGTACAAGATCTACATCTTCAAGGTGCTGAAGCAGGTCCACCCGGACATCGGGATCTCGAGCAAGGCCATGGGGATCATGAACAGCTTCATCAACGACATCTTCGAGAAGCTCGCCGGGGAGGCCTCCAAGCTCGCTAGGTACAACAAGAAGCCCACGATTACTTCCCGCGAGATCCAGACCGCTGTGAGGCTCGTGCTCCCCGGTGAGCTCGCTAAGCACGCTGTTTCCGAAGGGACCAAGGCGGTTACTAAGTTTACTAGCTCTTGA
- the LOC108835334 gene encoding spermidine coumaroyl-CoA acyltransferase-like: protein MEGENNLSPLVVEKSQVVLVKPSKPTPDVSLSLSTLDNDPMMESIVQTICVFAPKPYVEDQPNHDLAYLLQYALSHALVYYYPFAGKLHRKPDDNRLQLSCKPGDGVPFIRATAACTLSSLDHVDSAGDEAYQLVPCYEPVKGCEGYDPLALQVTKFACGGITIGMAHSHSVADGVGAAQFFRAMIELASGKTQPSVIPVWNRERLTFNGDDVDIPKAGSFPATPSNTLTGDMAREIVNITPEDIMKLKKKIANENDHHEEKVAVTTFEIIAAQVWSARCRALDMSPDEAVVLVMAIGIRSLVEPPLPEGYYGNAFVSGSVAMTANELSRSSLSRVVRLIKDAKRAALDKRYVLGKLCEIETRVKEMSTVDVNNRGVLTVTDWRQIGLQYKGWGGLVNIIPLVPMTANLCVLLPASKADPGMTGGVRVLVTLPRDAMDKFKEEMKLF, encoded by the exons ATGGAAGGTGAAAACAATTTAAGTCCCTTGGTCGTTGAGAAGTCACAAGTGGTTCTAGTGAAACCCTCAAAGCCAACACCTGATGTCTCTCTGTCTCTATCCACCCTGGACAATGATCCTATGATGGAAAGTATCGTCCAAACCATATGCGTATTTGCCCCTAAACCCTACGTTGAAGATCAGCCCAACCACGATCTGGCTTATCTTCTGCAGTATGCCCTCTCTCATGCTCTTGTCTATTACTACCCTTTTGCCGGAAAACTTCACCGGAAACCCGACGACAATAGACTTCAGCTTAGTTGCAAACCCGGAGATGGAGTCCCCTTTATAAGGGCAACTGCTGCATGTACCCTCTCTTCTCTCGATCACGTGGATAGTGCTGGTGACGAAGCTTACCAACTTGTGCCATGTTACGAACCTGTGAAAGGTTGTGAAGGATATGACCCTCTGGCTCTACAAGTCACCAAGTTTGCGTGTGGAGGAATCACTATTGGAATGGCTCACTCCCATTCCGTTGCTGACGGTGTTGGAGCGGCTCAGTTTTTCCGAGCGATGATCGAGCTTGCCTCTGGAAAGACTCAACCCAGCGTCATTCCCGTATGGAATAGGGAAAGGCTCACCTTTAATG GAGACGACGTCGATATTCCCAAAGCTGGCTCTTTCCCTGCCACTCCCTCGAATACATTGACTGGCGACATGGCTCGTGAGATCGTGAACATTACGCCCGAAGATATCATGAAACTCAAGAAAAAAATAGCAAATGAGAATGATCACCATGAGGAGAAGGTTGCGGTCACAACCTTCGAGATTATTGCGGCCCAAGTCTGGAGTGCACGATGCAGAGCCCTGGATATGAGCCCAGACGAGGCGGTTGTTTTGGTTATGGCCATTGGCATCCGCAGCCTAGTAGAGCCCCCATTACCAGAAGGCTACTACGGCAATGCCTTCGTCAGCGGCTCTGTCGCAATGACAGCAAACGAGCTGAGCAGATCTTCCTTGTCTCGCGTCGTGAGGCTCATAAAAGACGCGAAGAGAGCGGCGCTGGACAAGCGGTACGTCTTGGGGAAGCTTTGCGAGATTGAGACAAGGGTGAAAGAGATGTCTACTGTAGACGTCAACAACAGAGGGGTTTTGACCGTGACGGATTGGCGGCAAATCGGTCTACAGTACAAAGGGTGGGGAGGATTAGTGAACATTATACCTTTGGTTCCGATGACAGCGAATCTATGTGTTTTATTGCCGGCGTCAAAGGCGGACCCGGGGATGACCGGTGGCGTTAGGGTGCTGGTAACGCTTCCTAGGGATGCGATGGACAAGTTCAAGGAAGAGATGAAGCTTTTCTAA
- the LOC130511331 gene encoding uncharacterized protein LOC130511331 — translation MAPGSSSQPSPAFSQPSSASSSRRRAHRRSTRAASPEPLSPEIESLSDTDSDNDDTPLDATEIRVNQAKEQRFEESRSTYRTKSQLYPELMAPHTTPLDQRFFTAAAAERFRSLRRRKFITQHRISLIDVNMQDVRNVVRGAGLLHTLTDVDAYQPTMVKEFIANLQDAEERDVGVAVYCRGYMIDFSSSLINDIYCVPGFEDDPNWLGENIDEVCGFLTDGRINRWENMSSKFLTRTNQVLYKLVCTNWMPTMNYTNMNQDRLKFVYMLHHNEDGFNFGKLVYDQIMAMGARTKSKRAWRIMFPTLIQQVINYQQRFPVEESTGFPKLVVKDIKAGRGNGADARPPNLEEDLSRMITGLNAIRIRLRRGEYVLPHQPTEPAEDEPAEDGGNDTEELSHCDGDETEELSDTF, via the exons ATGGCACCTGGCAGTTCGTCTCAGCCCTCACCGGCGTTCTCTCAGCCCTCTTCTGCTTCGTCCTCGCGGAGGCGAGCACATCGCCGTTCGACTCGAGCAGCCTCTCCCGAACCTCTCTCGCCTGAAATTGAATCCCTCTCCGATACGGATTCCGACAACGATGATACTCCTCTTGATGCAACTGAGATCCGTGTCAATCAGGCCAAGGAGCAACGTTTTGAGGAAAGTCGGAGCACGTACCGGACCAAATCGCAACTCTATCCTGAGCTCATGGCACCGCACACGACTCCTTTGGATCAGCGATTCTTTACCGCTGCGGCTGCCGAGAGGTTCCGTTCGCTTCGTCGTCGTAAGTTCATCACTCAACATCGGATCTCTCTCATCGATGTGAACATGCAAGATGTCAGGAACGTTGTGCGTGGAGCAGGGCTACTTCACACACTCACTGATGTGGATGCGTACCAACCCACTATGGTTAAGGAGTTCATTGCAAATCTCCAAGATGCTGAGGAGCGAGATGTTGGAGTTGCTGTGTATTGCAGGGGATACATGATTGACTTCTCTTCAAGTTTAATCAATGATATCTACTGTGTGCCTGGATTTGAGGATGACCCGAATTGGTTGGGTGAGAACATTGATGAGGTGTGTGGTTTTCTCACTGATGGTCGCATCAATCGATGGGAAAACATGAGCTCCAAGTTCCTTACTCGCACAAATCAAGTGCTCTACAAGTTGGTCTGCACGAACTGGATGCCTACTATGAACTACACCAACATGAACCAAGATCGTCTGAAGTTTGTGTACATGCTTCATCACAACGAAGACGGGTTCAACTTCGGGAAGCTTGTCTATGATCAGATCATGGCTATGGGAGCTAGAACTAAGTCAAAGCGAGCTTGGCGCATCATGTTTCCAACATTGATTCAGCAGGTCATCAACTATCAGCAGCGTTTTCCTGTTGAAGAGTCCACTGGGTTTCCGAAGCTTGTGGTCAAAGACATTAAGGCTGGTCGTGGAAATGGTGCAGATGCTCGACCTCCGAACCTTGAAGAAGATCTGAGTCGTATGATTACCGGTCTCAATGCGATTCGCATTCGGCTGAGGA GGGGAGAATATGTTCTGCCACATCAACCGACTGAGCCAGCTGAAGACGAGCCAGCTGAAGACGGAGGCAATGACACTGAGGAACTGAGCCACTGTGATGGTGATGAAACggaggagctgagtgacactttCTAA